The Chryseobacterium aureum genome contains a region encoding:
- the dprA gene encoding DNA-processing protein DprA: MKKTPMISEEYLYTIALRECSHIGDVHFHRLVRTFGSAQEAWKRARKEYKKLEGIGSKTVSDIGNEAHLKFAEDELIFCEKNNIQIRVKHLNETPSLLHECHDAPAVLYQKGQINDALPKVSVVGTRNITSYGQQFVKEFFEALQPSQYISVSGLALGVDKEVHEQSIRTQKPTVGVLAHGFKHLYPAKNKRLSQKILEEGGALITEFSASRKPDRENFIQRNRIVAGISPATIVVETGFGGGSISTAAFANDYNRDVFALPGKITDPASQGCNQLIFHNKATAISTLKDLISMLGFNEPKEKMEELFPHSETNIQLSDNQQLIYQSIKDHPQISLDDLSQKIEVSTHKILPIILELELLGKVKSFSGRQFIAI; this comes from the coding sequence TTGAAAAAAACACCTATGATCTCTGAAGAATATTTATATACCATTGCCCTCCGCGAGTGCAGCCACATTGGCGACGTTCATTTTCATAGATTGGTCCGCACTTTTGGAAGTGCCCAGGAAGCCTGGAAAAGAGCCAGGAAAGAATACAAAAAGCTGGAAGGAATAGGCTCAAAAACGGTTTCGGATATTGGCAATGAGGCTCATTTGAAATTCGCAGAAGATGAATTGATTTTTTGCGAAAAAAACAATATTCAAATCAGGGTAAAACACCTTAATGAAACCCCTTCCCTCCTTCATGAATGTCATGATGCTCCTGCTGTTCTCTATCAAAAGGGACAGATTAATGACGCGCTTCCCAAGGTAAGTGTTGTAGGAACCCGTAATATAACTTCCTACGGACAACAATTTGTTAAAGAGTTTTTTGAAGCCCTACAGCCTTCCCAATATATATCGGTAAGCGGGCTTGCCCTGGGAGTTGACAAAGAAGTTCATGAACAGTCAATCCGTACCCAAAAACCTACCGTAGGCGTTCTCGCTCATGGTTTTAAACACTTATATCCTGCCAAAAACAAACGCCTTTCCCAGAAAATCCTTGAAGAAGGAGGAGCATTGATTACAGAATTCAGTGCTTCAAGAAAACCCGACCGGGAAAATTTTATTCAGCGGAACAGGATTGTGGCAGGGATATCTCCTGCAACCATCGTAGTGGAAACTGGTTTTGGAGGCGGATCCATTAGTACCGCAGCATTTGCCAATGACTATAACCGGGATGTCTTTGCGCTGCCGGGAAAAATTACTGATCCGGCCAGCCAAGGATGTAATCAGCTGATCTTCCATAATAAAGCAACGGCTATTTCTACCCTGAAGGATCTTATCAGTATGCTGGGATTTAATGAACCAAAAGAAAAAATGGAAGAGTTGTTTCCGCACAGTGAAACAAACATTCAATTATCTGATAACCAACAATTAATATATCAGTCCATTAAAGACCATCCTCAGATTTCTCTGGACGATCTGTCACAGAAAATTGAGGTTTCCACTCATAAAATTTTGCCAATAATTTTAGAATTGGAACTTTTAGGGAAAGTAAAATCATTTTCCGGGAGGCAATTTATCGCAATCTGA
- the uraH gene encoding hydroxyisourate hydrolase encodes MKRFLLAFFGFIFLSFSAQEKKGFQLSSHILDISQGKPAGNVVIELEKYNETNRQWVSIGKKQTDNNGRVSDFLPYQKAGNNGKYKLVFFIEDYYKHKNIESFYPSIEVIFQIKDNEHYHVPITLSPFGYSTYRGS; translated from the coding sequence ATGAAGAGGTTTTTATTGGCATTTTTTGGATTTATTTTCTTAAGTTTTTCCGCTCAGGAAAAGAAAGGATTTCAGTTATCAAGTCATATTCTTGACATTTCCCAGGGAAAACCTGCCGGAAATGTGGTCATAGAACTGGAGAAATATAATGAAACAAACAGGCAGTGGGTTTCTATAGGTAAAAAGCAAACTGATAATAATGGCAGGGTTTCAGACTTTTTACCGTATCAAAAGGCCGGTAATAACGGAAAATACAAACTTGTATTCTTCATAGAAGATTATTACAAACATAAAAATATAGAAAGTTTCTATCCGTCTATTGAGGTAATATTCCAGATAAAAGACAACGAGCATTATCATGTTCCGATTACTTTATCACCATTTGGATATTCCACATACAGGGGAAGCTAA
- a CDS encoding ion channel, whose amino-acid sequence MTGGFRKKIRQKSAENSGFGTNASGRFINKDGLPNVQRKGVNVFNRLSWYHTMLNLSSFRFIAYLVIAYILVNLLFAMIYYLIGVEHLTGIDKSDPLNEFIDVFFFSSQTFTTVGYGRIAPVGFLASLVATFEAFLGLLTFAIATGLFYGRFSRPRAFLRFSDIAVIAPFQESPALMFRLAPYKNNALTDADVIVSAAIEVIENGVAKSNFYRLDTQMSKINTLALNWTVVHKIDENSPFYGFSEEDFKNTDIELIVQIRAFDEVFSNTVVQRSSYTTGEIVYGAKFVPMYYPSKENLTTILDLDKINEYKKEELPEFVRNNE is encoded by the coding sequence ATGACAGGAGGATTCAGAAAAAAAATCCGGCAGAAAAGTGCTGAGAACAGCGGCTTCGGAACCAACGCATCCGGAAGATTTATCAATAAAGACGGGCTTCCCAATGTTCAGAGGAAAGGGGTGAATGTATTCAACAGATTAAGCTGGTACCATACAATGCTGAATCTTTCCTCATTCCGGTTTATCGCTTATCTGGTCATTGCTTACATTCTGGTCAATCTTCTTTTTGCCATGATCTATTACCTGATTGGCGTGGAACATCTCACCGGAATTGATAAAAGTGATCCTCTCAATGAATTTATTGATGTTTTTTTCTTCAGTTCCCAGACGTTTACCACGGTAGGATACGGAAGAATAGCCCCGGTAGGTTTTTTGGCAAGTCTTGTGGCTACTTTTGAAGCTTTTCTGGGATTGCTTACCTTTGCCATTGCAACGGGACTTTTCTACGGAAGATTTTCAAGACCGCGGGCTTTCCTTAGATTTTCTGATATAGCTGTTATTGCGCCTTTTCAGGAATCTCCGGCATTGATGTTCAGGTTGGCTCCTTATAAAAATAATGCATTAACGGATGCTGATGTGATTGTTTCTGCAGCTATTGAAGTGATAGAAAACGGGGTTGCCAAAAGTAATTTTTACAGGCTTGATACACAGATGAGCAAGATTAATACTTTGGCGCTCAACTGGACGGTGGTACATAAAATTGATGAAAACTCACCGTTTTACGGCTTTTCCGAAGAGGATTTTAAAAATACGGATATTGAGCTTATTGTACAGATCCGTGCATTTGACGAAGTATTTTCAAACACCGTAGTGCAAAGGTCTTCGTATACCACGGGTGAAATTGTTTACGGGGCTAAATTTGTCCCAATGTATTATCCAAGCAAAGAAAATCTTACCACTATTCTGGATCTGGATAAAATTAATGAATATAAGAAGGAAGAGCTCCCGGAGTTTGTGCGAAATAATGAATAA
- a CDS encoding YkgJ family cysteine cluster protein, with the protein MDLDFYKKQAIQKQKEHKKFLDGLKKKPPRNLDYIVQETHEEVFDEIDCLQCANCCKTTGPLYTEKDIDRIARHLRMKSADFEAQFLRVDEDNDKVLQNLPCFFLNSDNTCSIYEVRPKACREYPHTDRKKIYQINNLMLKNTVICPAAFEFVERMMKNITK; encoded by the coding sequence ATGGACTTAGATTTTTATAAAAAGCAAGCAATACAAAAGCAGAAAGAGCATAAAAAATTTCTGGACGGCTTAAAGAAAAAGCCGCCCAGGAATCTCGATTATATTGTACAGGAAACCCATGAGGAAGTTTTTGATGAAATAGACTGCCTGCAATGCGCCAATTGCTGTAAAACAACAGGGCCTTTGTACACTGAAAAGGATATCGACCGTATTGCCAGGCATCTTCGGATGAAGTCTGCTGATTTTGAAGCTCAATTCTTAAGGGTAGATGAAGATAATGACAAAGTACTGCAGAATCTTCCCTGTTTTTTCCTGAACAGCGACAATACCTGTTCTATCTATGAAGTAAGGCCAAAAGCCTGCCGTGAATACCCTCATACAGACCGAAAGAAGATCTACCAGATTAATAATTTGATGCTGAAAAATACAGTGATCTGCCCGGCCGCTTTTGAATTTGTAGAAAGAATGATGAAGAATATAACGAAGTAG
- the gdhA gene encoding NADP-specific glutamate dehydrogenase has protein sequence MEQYNIDQKIQEFIAKIEAKNPNEPEFLQAVKEVAVTVIPFIATKKEYTGMKLLERMAEAERIIIFRVPWVDDKGEIQVNRGFRIQMNSAIGPYKGGIRFHPTVNLSVLKFLAFEQVFKNSLTTLPMGGGKGGSDFDPQGKSDMEVMRFCQAFMTELCKHIGPETDVPAGDIGVGAREIGYLFGQYKKIRNEFTGVLTGKGLAYGGSLIRPEATGYGVVYFAEQMLKTIGQDFKDKIVTVSGFGNVAWGVIKKATELGAKVVTISGPDGYIYDKDGISGEKIDYLLELRSSGNNRAEDYAKKYPSAEFHAGKRPWDVKCDVAFPSATQNELDLDDARKLVENGCICVTEAANMPSTLDAINYFLDNKVLFSPGKASNAGGVATSGLEMTQNSIRLNWTSEEVDARLKEIMIGIHKACRDYGKDEDGYVNYVKGANIAGFVKVAEAMLAQGVV, from the coding sequence ATGGAACAATATAATATTGACCAGAAAATCCAAGAGTTTATTGCAAAAATTGAAGCAAAAAATCCTAACGAACCGGAGTTCTTACAGGCTGTAAAAGAAGTTGCCGTAACTGTAATTCCGTTCATTGCTACTAAAAAAGAATATACCGGAATGAAGCTGCTTGAAAGAATGGCTGAAGCTGAAAGAATTATTATTTTCAGAGTTCCATGGGTTGATGACAAAGGAGAAATTCAGGTTAACAGAGGTTTCAGAATTCAGATGAACTCTGCAATTGGTCCATACAAAGGGGGAATCCGTTTCCATCCTACTGTAAACTTATCCGTTCTTAAGTTCTTAGCTTTCGAACAGGTATTCAAGAACTCTTTAACAACACTTCCTATGGGAGGGGGTAAAGGAGGTTCGGATTTTGATCCGCAAGGAAAATCTGATATGGAAGTAATGCGTTTCTGCCAGGCTTTCATGACAGAATTATGTAAGCACATTGGCCCTGAAACAGATGTACCTGCAGGAGATATTGGTGTAGGAGCAAGAGAAATCGGATATTTATTCGGACAGTACAAGAAAATCAGAAACGAGTTTACCGGAGTTCTTACAGGAAAAGGTCTTGCTTACGGAGGATCATTAATCCGTCCTGAAGCTACAGGATACGGTGTTGTCTACTTCGCTGAGCAGATGCTTAAAACAATCGGACAGGATTTCAAGGATAAAATTGTAACGGTATCAGGTTTCGGAAACGTAGCTTGGGGAGTTATTAAAAAAGCAACTGAACTGGGAGCTAAAGTAGTAACCATCTCTGGTCCTGACGGATACATCTATGACAAAGACGGTATCAGCGGAGAAAAGATTGATTATCTATTAGAACTTAGATCTTCCGGAAACAACAGAGCAGAAGATTATGCTAAGAAATATCCATCTGCTGAGTTCCATGCCGGAAAACGTCCTTGGGATGTGAAGTGTGATGTAGCTTTCCCTTCTGCAACTCAAAACGAATTAGATTTAGATGATGCAAGAAAATTAGTTGAAAACGGATGTATCTGTGTAACTGAAGCGGCTAACATGCCTTCTACATTAGATGCGATCAACTATTTCCTAGACAATAAAGTATTGTTCTCTCCTGGTAAGGCTTCCAATGCTGGAGGTGTTGCTACTTCAGGATTAGAAATGACTCAGAACTCTATCCGTCTTAACTGGACTTCTGAAGAAGTAGACGCAAGATTAAAGGAAATCATGATTGGGATCCATAAAGCTTGCAGAGACTATGGAAAAGACGAAGACGGTTATGTAAACTACGTAAAAGGGGCAAATATTGCCGGCTTCGTAAAAGTAGCAGAAGCAATGCTGGCTCAAGGAGTCGTGTAA
- a CDS encoding DUF3078 domain-containing protein, with protein MKKFLLILSCFLGIYASAQEELKKDSVVADTVKYWSVIGKNTLMINQAAFSNWAGGGANNVGWLAGTNYNLTYEKDKDLWENIIILGYGQNDTKGLGIRKTQDVINVSTNYGRKFSKSWYFSLGAGFQSQFAAGYEDGNNPEAKKISNFMAPGYLNLGMGITYRPKDDLTVTLRPTNARWTFVLDKDLQTAGSYGLKNDGDTSLLQVGFLGTAIYKLKIMEDIYLTNTASVFSNYLDHPERLVLAYGALLNLKVNKYISSNVTVDLLYDHNQIEKTQLKQTLGIGFAYTLNNGVKRSDRKDSQWWIKK; from the coding sequence ATGAAGAAGTTTTTATTGATTCTTTCCTGTTTTCTGGGAATCTATGCAAGTGCACAAGAAGAATTAAAAAAAGATTCCGTAGTGGCAGATACGGTAAAGTATTGGTCAGTAATAGGAAAAAACACGCTAATGATTAACCAGGCTGCCTTTTCAAACTGGGCAGGAGGGGGAGCCAACAACGTAGGATGGCTTGCGGGAACAAATTACAATCTGACGTATGAGAAAGACAAAGATCTTTGGGAGAATATCATCATTCTAGGATATGGACAAAATGATACGAAGGGTCTTGGAATAAGAAAAACGCAGGATGTGATTAATGTTTCTACCAATTATGGAAGGAAATTTTCAAAAAGCTGGTATTTCTCTCTTGGAGCAGGGTTTCAGTCACAGTTTGCAGCCGGATATGAGGACGGGAATAATCCTGAAGCCAAAAAAATTTCAAACTTTATGGCTCCGGGATATCTGAACCTCGGTATGGGGATTACCTACAGACCTAAAGATGATCTTACCGTTACCTTGCGTCCTACCAATGCCAGATGGACTTTTGTTCTGGATAAAGACCTCCAGACAGCAGGAAGCTACGGTCTGAAAAATGATGGTGACACTTCTTTATTGCAGGTCGGTTTTCTGGGAACAGCCATCTACAAGCTGAAAATAATGGAGGATATCTACTTAACCAATACAGCTTCTGTCTTTTCCAATTATCTTGATCATCCTGAAAGGCTCGTTCTTGCTTATGGAGCCCTGCTGAACCTGAAAGTAAACAAGTATATTTCATCCAATGTTACTGTAGATTTGCTATATGACCATAACCAGATAGAAAAAACACAGCTGAAACAAACCCTTGGAATCGGGTTCGCTTATACCCTGAATAATGGGGTAAAACGCTCTGACCGTAAAGACAGCCAGTGGTGGATCAAAAAATAA
- the sufD gene encoding Fe-S cluster assembly protein SufD, protein MALKEQIIENHNEFLESLRHRFLDDSRKAALQRFENLGFPTKKDEEYKYTNLKEITEKSYNFFPKESHNITKEQLDELHLGEENFDWIVFVNGKLHKELSKVSIENVEFLSFNYALNDEKHKEVFEKYFNTIASQEQAFTNLNLAYCKYGFFLKVPKNVVIEKPIHVFYISQNQEENTFYNTRNLLIVEDGAKVEVIESHHNFDSTYVLTNSVTEIFTYPNAKADWHKLQNDNNTTYLIDSTFARQEKDSLTTVNTFSFGGKLVRNNLDFIQNGSNINSFMNGITIIGKDQLVDHHTAVHHNFPNCESYQNYKGIFDGNAHGVFNGKVFVDKIAQKTNAYQQNNNVLLSEGASIDTKPQLEIFADDVKCSHGCTVGQLNEDALFYLRARGISKKEAQALLLYAFANDAMQNIDIEPLKEKISKLLAEKLGVDIEF, encoded by the coding sequence ATGGCATTAAAAGAACAAATTATAGAGAACCATAATGAATTTTTGGAGAGTCTTCGTCACAGATTTCTGGATGACAGTAGAAAAGCAGCGCTTCAAAGATTTGAAAACCTTGGTTTTCCAACAAAAAAAGACGAAGAATATAAATATACCAATCTAAAGGAGATCACGGAAAAAAGCTACAACTTCTTCCCGAAAGAGAGCCACAATATCACCAAAGAACAGTTGGATGAACTGCACCTTGGAGAAGAAAATTTTGATTGGATTGTTTTTGTAAACGGTAAACTGCACAAAGAACTTTCAAAGGTATCTATTGAAAATGTAGAGTTTCTTTCTTTCAATTATGCATTGAATGACGAGAAGCACAAAGAGGTTTTTGAAAAATATTTCAATACCATTGCTTCTCAAGAACAGGCTTTTACCAACCTTAATCTTGCTTACTGCAAATACGGCTTCTTCCTTAAGGTTCCTAAAAATGTAGTGATTGAAAAACCAATCCACGTTTTTTATATCTCTCAGAATCAGGAAGAAAACACATTCTACAATACAAGAAACCTTTTAATCGTAGAAGATGGAGCTAAAGTAGAAGTGATTGAAAGCCACCATAATTTTGACAGCACTTATGTATTGACCAACTCTGTAACGGAGATCTTTACCTACCCGAATGCAAAAGCAGACTGGCATAAGCTTCAGAATGACAACAATACAACCTATCTTATTGACAGTACTTTCGCAAGACAGGAGAAAGACAGCTTAACAACTGTAAACACGTTCTCTTTCGGAGGTAAACTGGTAAGAAACAACCTGGATTTTATTCAGAATGGATCCAATATCAATTCATTCATGAACGGAATCACAATCATCGGAAAAGATCAGCTGGTAGACCACCATACGGCAGTTCATCACAATTTCCCGAACTGTGAAAGCTATCAGAACTATAAAGGAATCTTTGATGGCAATGCCCACGGAGTGTTCAACGGAAAAGTTTTTGTAGACAAAATTGCTCAGAAAACAAACGCTTACCAGCAGAATAACAACGTATTGCTAAGTGAAGGTGCAAGTATTGATACCAAGCCTCAGTTAGAGATCTTTGCGGATGATGTAAAATGTTCTCACGGCTGTACGGTAGGCCAGTTGAATGAAGATGCTTTATTCTACCTGAGAGCAAGAGGAATCTCTAAAAAAGAAGCACAGGCATTACTTTTATATGCTTTTGCTAATGATGCAATGCAAAACATTGATATAGAACCTCTGAAAGAAAAAATTTCAAAGCTGTTGGCTGAGAAACTGGGAGTTGATATAGAATTCTAA
- a CDS encoding DUF3078 domain-containing protein, producing the protein MKKLLLISSISLGAAAMAQEAKTEAPAADTVKAWSIQGQNTLMLNQAAFSNWVGGGANNVGWLAGVNYNLTYEKGKDLWENIIILGYGQNNTQGTGVRKTQDVINLSTNYGREFAKHWYFSAGVGLQTQFAPGYEDGNNPDAKKISNFMAPGYLNVGAGVTYRPNDNLTVTLRPANARWTFVLDEDLQKAGTYGLKNDGDSSLFQFGFLGTAMYKLKIMENITLLNTASVFSNYLDHPERLVLGYSGVLSMKINKYISTNVTLDLLYDHNQIWKTQLKQTLGVGLAYNFDNGKKRSDNKDNQGWLKK; encoded by the coding sequence ATGAAAAAACTTTTATTGATCAGTTCTATTTCTCTTGGGGCTGCAGCAATGGCTCAGGAGGCTAAAACGGAAGCGCCGGCAGCAGATACTGTGAAAGCGTGGTCTATTCAGGGACAAAATACATTAATGCTCAATCAGGCTGCCTTTTCAAACTGGGTAGGAGGGGGAGCCAACAACGTAGGCTGGCTTGCCGGAGTTAATTATAACCTGACCTATGAAAAAGGGAAAGATCTTTGGGAAAATATTATTATCCTGGGGTACGGACAAAATAACACACAGGGAACCGGGGTAAGAAAAACCCAGGATGTTATCAACCTTTCCACCAACTATGGAAGAGAGTTTGCCAAGCATTGGTATTTCTCAGCGGGTGTTGGGCTTCAGACTCAATTTGCTCCGGGATATGAAGACGGTAATAATCCGGACGCTAAAAAGATTTCCAATTTCATGGCGCCAGGCTATCTGAATGTAGGGGCCGGGGTTACTTACCGTCCTAATGACAACCTTACCGTAACTTTACGTCCGGCAAATGCAAGATGGACCTTTGTTTTAGATGAAGATCTTCAGAAAGCAGGTACTTATGGACTGAAAAATGACGGGGATTCTTCTCTTTTCCAGTTCGGTTTCCTGGGGACCGCCATGTATAAACTGAAGATTATGGAAAACATCACTTTGCTGAATACCGCTTCTGTATTCTCCAATTATCTTGACCATCCGGAAAGACTGGTTCTTGGATACAGCGGAGTTTTAAGCATGAAAATCAATAAGTATATCTCAACGAATGTAACACTTGACTTACTGTATGACCATAATCAGATATGGAAAACACAGCTGAAGCAGACATTGGGAGTAGGTTTGGCCTACAATTTCGATAATGGTAAGAAACGCTCAGACAATAAAGATAACCAAGGCTGGTTAAAGAAATAA
- a CDS encoding iron chaperone translates to MKNTFTNIDEYILLFPQEVQEKLLELRKVIHSQGSELEEYIGYQMPAFRYKGKPMIYFAGYKKHIGLYPGAEGIRQFEPDFKEKKYKFSKGALQLPITEDLPLDLIHQIVLFKMEEIEQKKS, encoded by the coding sequence ATGAAAAACACCTTTACAAATATTGATGAATATATTCTTCTGTTCCCGCAAGAAGTACAGGAAAAGCTGCTTGAACTAAGAAAAGTGATACATTCTCAGGGATCTGAGCTGGAAGAATATATTGGATACCAAATGCCCGCTTTCCGGTATAAAGGGAAACCTATGATCTATTTTGCAGGGTACAAAAAACATATTGGATTATATCCGGGAGCTGAAGGCATCCGCCAGTTTGAACCGGATTTTAAAGAAAAAAAATACAAATTTTCTAAAGGTGCCCTTCAGCTTCCGATTACCGAAGACCTCCCATTAGATTTAATTCATCAAATAGTCCTGTTTAAAATGGAAGAAATTGAGCAAAAAAAATCCTGA
- a CDS encoding rhomboid family intramembrane serine protease, which translates to MFKNIISKRAVIYPLLMLSAMWFGYFLQTQGFFQSCFGAIIPLLPEGLLGVVTAPLLHGNIDHIIGNSIPIAALMFLLYQFYPVVANKVFIIGWLATGLLVWLLPPIDILTGEYMYTCTIGASGVVYVLAFFLFFSGVFKWNTKLLTISMLVVLYYGSLVWGMLPEELFYTMQEPSKISWQAHLSGAIVGSIIAFAFKNVGEKKKKFIWEFPNYYSEKDDKLWQEYKENHPEDFMELPYKKRDNIWDHLEELRKR; encoded by the coding sequence ATGTTTAAAAATATAATTTCCAAAAGAGCGGTTATATATCCATTGCTGATGCTTTCTGCGATGTGGTTCGGGTATTTCTTACAAACTCAGGGCTTTTTTCAAAGCTGTTTTGGGGCCATCATTCCGCTTCTGCCGGAAGGATTGCTTGGCGTAGTGACCGCTCCTCTCTTACACGGAAATATTGATCATATTATTGGGAATTCTATTCCGATAGCTGCGCTGATGTTTCTGCTCTATCAGTTTTATCCTGTAGTAGCGAACAAAGTGTTTATAATCGGATGGCTGGCAACAGGGCTTTTGGTATGGCTTCTTCCTCCTATTGACATTCTTACCGGCGAATATATGTATACCTGTACCATCGGGGCCAGCGGTGTAGTGTATGTGCTTGCATTCTTCCTATTCTTCAGCGGGGTATTCAAATGGAATACAAAACTTCTCACTATTTCCATGCTTGTGGTGCTTTATTATGGAAGCCTGGTGTGGGGAATGCTTCCTGAAGAGCTTTTCTATACCATGCAGGAACCCAGTAAAATCTCATGGCAGGCCCATCTTTCCGGTGCTATAGTAGGAAGTATTATCGCTTTTGCCTTTAAAAATGTGGGGGAAAAAAAGAAAAAATTCATTTGGGAATTTCCTAATTATTACAGCGAAAAGGATGATAAACTTTGGCAGGAATATAAAGAAAATCATCCGGAGGATTTCATGGAACTTCCTTACAAAAAAAGAGACAATATCTGGGATCATTTGGAGGAACTGAGGAAAAGATAA
- the sufC gene encoding Fe-S cluster assembly ATPase SufC: MLQIKDLHAKIEDGAEILKGINLEIKPGEVHAIMGPNGAGKSTLSSVIAGKEDYEVTGGEILFQGEDISEDAPEDRAHKGIFLSFQYPVEIPGVSVTNFIKAALNETRKANGLEEMPAKEMLALIREKSEKLGIKKDFLSRSLNEGFSGGEKKRNEIFQMMMLNPKLAILDETDSGLDIDALRIVADGVNYFKNEGNAVLLITHYQRLLNYIQPDFVHVLADGKIIKTGDKSLALELEEKGYDWLLN, encoded by the coding sequence ATGTTACAAATTAAAGACCTTCACGCCAAAATTGAAGATGGCGCAGAAATATTAAAAGGTATTAATCTTGAAATAAAACCAGGCGAAGTTCACGCTATCATGGGACCGAACGGAGCCGGGAAATCTACCCTTTCTTCTGTAATCGCCGGAAAAGAAGATTACGAAGTGACTGGTGGAGAGATCCTTTTCCAGGGAGAAGACATCAGCGAAGATGCTCCTGAAGACAGAGCTCATAAAGGAATCTTCCTTTCTTTCCAGTATCCGGTGGAAATACCGGGAGTTTCTGTAACGAACTTTATCAAAGCAGCGTTGAATGAAACAAGAAAAGCAAACGGGCTGGAAGAAATGCCTGCAAAGGAAATGCTTGCATTAATTCGTGAGAAGTCTGAAAAACTGGGGATCAAAAAAGATTTCCTTTCAAGATCATTGAACGAGGGATTCTCCGGAGGTGAAAAGAAAAGAAATGAGATCTTCCAGATGATGATGCTTAATCCTAAGCTGGCGATTCTGGATGAAACGGATTCAGGATTGGATATTGATGCTTTAAGAATCGTGGCAGATGGAGTAAATTACTTCAAAAATGAAGGAAATGCAGTTCTTTTGATTACCCACTATCAGAGGTTGCTTAATTATATTCAGCCTGACTTCGTTCACGTTTTAGCAGACGGAAAAATCATCAAAACAGGTGATAAATCTCTGGCGTTAGAACTTGAAGAAAAAGGATACGACTGGCTTCTTAATTAA